The following is a genomic window from bacterium.
TGGGGCTCAAGATGATGGGCAAGGGGAGGATGGAACTGCTGCCATCCAGGGTCAAGGACATAAAGCAGGTAAGAAGAATCATGAATGGACATAGGGTTTGACAGCGCGGCCGCCCAAGCCAAGAAAAAATATGGGAAACTGCGCCTGGCAAGACCCTGAAGAGCCTTTCATCTTTTCACTGCGCATTCTAGCTCGGGAAAAAAGCCCGAGCTTTTTTTTGCCAAAGCTTCCAAGGCACCAAACCCCTGCTCATCTCCAGGGGAAGGGGTGTTATTTGTCAAAGCAGTGTTATAATGACTCACCTCAGCTGCGCTGTCCAAGATTCCTGAGACGGCCAGGGGAGTAACAACAGCGAATCTCTAAGGTGCCCAGGGCTCATGCGGTTTGAGAGGATTCTTTTTTACTCGGATCTGAGTCAGGCGGCCGACTGTGCCTTTCCTTTTGCCTTGGGTCTTGCCGGCTCCTCTTCCAATTCTCACCTTTATGTGGTCCATGTCTTGCCTTCCCCTTACAGGTTCTATGCCGAAATCCTAGAGCCAGGCCTGGCCATGGGATTGAGTCCGGAAATGGCCGCTGTGGCCGAGAAGACGCTTCAGGAGCGCTACGGGGCACAACTGGAGAAGGGCCCCCAGAGTTCATTCCACGCCCTGGTGGGGGTAGAGGGCGTGGAATTGGTCAGGTTCGTAAAGAAACACCAGGTGCAGGCAGTGGTCATGGCAGCTTCAGTGGGGGAGGCCCGAATGAGAGGAGTTCAAAGTCCCCTCAGGGCTTTCTTGGCCAAAAGATCCCCATGTCCGGTTCTGCTTGTGCAGCCAGCAAGAGAAAGGCCCAGAAGGGCTTACCGAGGTGGGAGGGCCAAGGTCCTGGAGATGAGGGATTTCAGGAAGCGGGGAACCAGATCTGTGGTTGAGGAGTCGGATTGAGGTTATTCTAAAAATAGGGCTTTCATGATCCCGGGGCCCGGGCAAGAAGGAGGCATATATGGCAGCTTTGGTTGGGGTTGTCTTTCCGTACGTTGCTTTAGTCATATTTGTGGCAGGCTTTCTCTATAGAGTGGGAGTTTGGGCCAAGGCCCCCAAGAAACTCAACTGGAAACTCTATCCTGTGCCCCATGGTTTGGGGGCAGAGGCGGCCTACATCTTGGGAGAGTGGATAAGCTTTAGGATGCTTTTTCGCCATAACCGGGCCGTTTGGCTTGGCTCCTACGTTTTCCACCTGAGCCTTGCGGCCTTAGGAGTGTGGTTTTTACTTCTTCTGGTTGGTCCCAGTGTGCCTTGGCTTGTGCGCCTTGGGGCCGCAGCCCTTTTTTTGAGCAGTGCCTATCTTTTCTTGCTCAGGCTCTGGGTGCCTCAGATAAGGTTACTGTCTTCTCTGGTGGAGTTTTTCAATCTGGCTCTTTTCATGGCCATAGCAGCCTTGGGCTGGAGCCTCATGGGTCGCCAGATGGGTGCGGAGTTGCGCTCCTGGGCCATCTCGGTCTTGTCCCTGAAGCCAGTGGCCCTACCTGAAGAGGGGGCCTTGGTGCTTTTGGTTTTCTTGGTGGAGTTCTTCCTGGCCTACCTCCCCTTTTCCAAGATGTTCCACGCGGCCAGCAAGTATTTTGCCTTTCACAAGAGCAGATGGTTGAACCCTTATGAGATGACACATTAGTTGTAAGAGCAGACTCAAGTGGCTCAGCATGAAGATCTCAGGAGAGCGCCATGGAAAAACAAAGCAGCCACAAGCAACAACCTCCTAAAGAGGACAAGAGGGGAACCCCCAGAAAAAAGATAGACAAATACCAGCTTTTCCGAGCCTCCCATGTGCCCAGTGAGGGAAGGGTCAAGCCTTTCTTGGAGTGTCTGGATCAGGTGGTCAACCATGAACTCTACAAGTTTCCCCTGAGGCTCTATCTGGACACCTGTGCCAAGTGTAACAACTGTGCGGCCCAATGCCACATAACCTGCGACGATCAGTCCAATCCCCATTGGTTGCCTGCCAAGCGTTCTGACCTGCTAAGAAAGGTTTACAAGAAGCGCTACACCCTTGCAGGGAAGATCTTGGGAAGGCTGGTGGGGGCTCAAGACCTCAGCGAAGAAATGGTGGACGAGATGTACGAGAGTTTTTACCGTTGCACCATGTGCCGTCGCTGCGCATTGGAGTGCCCCATGGGTGTGGATAACAGCCTCATAACCAGGATCGGCAGGGTTTGCCTCAGCGCCGCCGGGATGGTGCCCAACAACTTCAGGGTCAGTGTGGAGTCTCAGCTGAAGGGCCCTACCAAGAACACCTCGGCCATCCCAGAGCGGGCTTTCTTGGACACCATTGAGTTTCTCAACGAAGAGATGCAGGAGTTGACAGGGCTGCCCATAGAATTCCCGGTCAACGTCAAAGGAGCCAACATTCTCTTTGTGGCTCCGGTGAGCGACTACATAATGGAAGCCGACACCCTCATGGGAAATGCCATGACCTTTTACGCTGCCAAAGAAAACTGGACCATAGCCACGGGGCCTGGCAGCGACTCCATAAACTACGGCCTTTTTTATGACGATAACTGGCTCAAGGAGATCATCTTGCAGCTTCACGAGGTGGTCAAGGAGATAGGGGCCAAGACCCTGGTCATAGGAGAGTGCGGTCACGCCACAAAGGCCCAAAAGGTTTTTGCCGAATACTTCGGTGGGAAGCTGCCCTTTCAGATCAAGAATGTCTCCGAGGTCACGGCTCAGTATATACGCGAAGGAAGAATAAAGCTGGATCCCAGTCGCAACAGGGATTCGGTTACCCTGCATGACCCTT
Proteins encoded in this region:
- a CDS encoding universal stress protein — translated: MRFERILFYSDLSQAADCAFPFALGLAGSSSNSHLYVVHVLPSPYRFYAEILEPGLAMGLSPEMAAVAEKTLQERYGAQLEKGPQSSFHALVGVEGVELVRFVKKHQVQAVVMAASVGEARMRGVQSPLRAFLAKRSPCPVLLVQPARERPRRAYRGGRAKVLEMRDFRKRGTRSVVEESD
- a CDS encoding (Fe-S)-binding protein, which codes for MEKQSSHKQQPPKEDKRGTPRKKIDKYQLFRASHVPSEGRVKPFLECLDQVVNHELYKFPLRLYLDTCAKCNNCAAQCHITCDDQSNPHWLPAKRSDLLRKVYKKRYTLAGKILGRLVGAQDLSEEMVDEMYESFYRCTMCRRCALECPMGVDNSLITRIGRVCLSAAGMVPNNFRVSVESQLKGPTKNTSAIPERAFLDTIEFLNEEMQELTGLPIEFPVNVKGANILFVAPVSDYIMEADTLMGNAMTFYAAKENWTIATGPGSDSINYGLFYDDNWLKEIILQLHEVVKEIGAKTLVIGECGHATKAQKVFAEYFGGKLPFQIKNVSEVTAQYIREGRIKLDPSRNRDSVTLHDPCNQSRMGGLADTLRFVLKSAVTNFIEMEPHGNENYCCGGGGGTVGFEEIYDFRMEVGGRKKVEQLKATGAKLVAAPCANCKKQLRELVDYHNLEMEVVGIHDLVAKALVFDKVEPPKIELVK